Proteins encoded by one window of Salvia splendens isolate huo1 chromosome 7, SspV2, whole genome shotgun sequence:
- the LOC121742135 gene encoding probable N-acetyl-gamma-glutamyl-phosphate reductase, chloroplastic: MGSLAFLHSISSPHGCFIKYKDEVKNSAVKKLCVRASVATSVPHNLQVEENKGNKLEKFRIGVLGASGYTGSEIIRLLANHPNYQITLMTADRKAGQSIGSVFPHLVKQDLPDMVAVKDADFSNVDAVFCCLPHGTTQEIIKSLPSSLKIVDLSADFRLRDANEYEEWYGQPHKALELQKEAVYGLTEISRPEIESARLVANPGCYPTSIQLPLVPLIKANLIRVENIIIDAKSGVSGAGRGAKEANLYTEIAEGMHSYGVTRHRHVPEIEQGLSEAAKSKVTVSFTPHLMPMSRGMQSTIYVEMASGASIEDLRQHLRHVYENEEFVVLLEDGQVPHTRHVRGSNYCLMNAFADRIPGRAIIISVIDNLVKGASGQALQNLNLMMGIAEDTGLLSPPLFP, from the exons ATGGGTTCACTGGCGTTTCTGCATTCAATCAGTAGCCCTCACGGCTGCTTCATTAAATACAAG GATGAAGTCAAGAATTCAGCAGTTAAGAAGCTTTGTGTTAGAGCGTCTGTTGCTACTTCAGTGCCACACAACTTACAGGTTGAAGAAAATAAAGGCAATAAATTGGAAAAGTTCCGAATTGGTGTGCTTGGGGCGAGTGGCTACACTGGTTCTGAG ATAATCAGGCTGTTGGCAAATCATCCGAACTATCAAATAACGTTGATGACAGCTGATAGGAAAGCTGGCCAGTCCATCGGATCGGTGTTTCCTCATTTGGTCAAGCAA GATTTACCAGATATGGTTGCTGTTAAGGATGCCGATTTTTCAAATGTGGATGCTGTGTTCTGTTGTTTACCTCATGGCACAACTCAG GAAATCATCAAAAGTCTACCAAGTAGCTTGAAGATAGTCGATCTCTCTGCG GACTTTCGCCTTCGTGATGCCAATGAATATGAGGAATGGTACGGTCAGCCGCATAAGGCACTGGAACTGCAG AAAGAAGCTGTATATGGCCTGACTGAGATATCTAGACCTGAGATCGAAAGCGCACGCCTAGTTGCGAATCCTGGCTGCTATCCAACTTCTATTCAGCTTCCACTTGTCCCATTGATAAAG GCTAATCTCATTCGAGTTGAAAACATTATTATTGATGCCAAATCTGGTGTTAGTGGAGCAG GCCGTGGAGCTAAGGAGGCCAATCTGTACACAGAAATAGCAGAAGGAATGCATTCTTATGGTGTAACCAGGCACCGTCATG TTCCAGAAATTGAACAAGGACTATCTGAAGCTGCAAAATCGAAAGTTACTGTCAGCTTCACCCCACACTTGATGCCGATG AGCCGTGGTATGCAATCAACTATTTATGTGGAAATGGCCTCTGGAGCATCTATTGAAGATTTACGCCAACATTTACGACATGTTTATGAG AACGAAGAATTTGTTGTGTTGTTGGAAGACGGCCAGGTTCCTCACACTCGACATGTTAGAGGATCCAACTACTGCTTGATGAATGCATTTGCAGACCGAATCCCAGGAAGAGCAATAATCATCTCTGTT ATTGATAACCTTGTCAAAGGAGCATCAGGGCAGGCTCTACAGAATCTGAACTTAATGATGGGAATTGCAGAGGATACGGGACTCCTTTCGCCACCTCTGTTTCCATAG
- the LOC121811504 gene encoding uncharacterized protein LOC121811504, producing the protein MDMAANQPCDPKKLSISHIVDTATSLWNTTPRPLKTFPWNKTLNHFIQLVVDLVLAVIRFLAIPVFCTTSITEMSYCAHERKLYLIPLPFLVGVAVAGVLHNAALESSSYLKYAEVPWHLIALLTSFALLKFPGPYYPYWGRIFIPHMANGAILRTLWLLFLWFQKPQKPPENNHVDSVADSPKIDMVS; encoded by the exons ATGGATATGGCTGCTAACCAGCCATGTGATCCTAAGAAATTGAGTATCAGTCATATTGTGGACACGGCAACAAGTCTGTGGAATACTACTCCTCGGCCGCTCAAGACCTTTCCCTGGAACAAGACGTTAAATCACTTCATCCAACTCGTTGTCGACCTTGTGTTAGCAGTTATCAGATTCCTAGCCATTCCTGTGTTTTGTACAACATCAATCACTGAAATGTCTTATTGTGCACATGAAAGGAAGCTGTACCTTATCCCACTTCCGTTTCTAGTTGGTGTCGCTGTAGCTGGGGTGCTACACAATGCTGCTTTGGAGTCGTCTTCGTATCTCAAG TACGCAGAAGTCCCATGGCATCTGATTGCTCTTCTAACATCCTTTGCACTGCTCAAGTTTCCTGGTCCTTATTACCCATATTGGGGCCGTATATTCATTCCTCACATGGCAAACGGAGCAATTTTGAGGACCTTGTGGCTCTTGTTTCTATGGTTCCAAAAGCCCCAAAAGCCACCAGAAAATAACCACGTTGATTCCGTAGCCGACAGTCCTAAAATAGACATGGTCTCGTAG